TGGTACCGGTGGCGGCCGCCGGCGGCACCGGGGAGGGCGGACTCGGCACCAGCTACGAGCTGATCGAGTCGGCGGTCGCCGAGGTCGACCGGGGCGCGGGCGTGCTGGTCCTGATGGATCTCGGCAGCTCGGTGCTGACCACCCGGCTGGTCCTGGACGACCTGGAACGCGCGGACGTGGTGATGGTCGACGCGCCGTTCGTGGAGGGTGCGGTGGCCGCCTGCGTCACCGCCTCGACCGGCGCCCCGCTGGCAGCGGTGGCAGCGGCGGCGCGGGAGGCGCGGGGGATCGCGAAGTTCTGAGCCTGCGACGTTCTGGGCCTGCGACGTTCTGAGTCTGCAGGGTTCCGCGTCTGCAGGGTGGTCCTGCGGCCTTGGGGTTCCGGACCTGCGAGGTGGCTCCGGAGCCGCGGGGTGCCCGGTCCGGGTCCGGCCTCAGGCGGTCTCGGGGTAGGTCAGCGCGGTGTCGGCCCAGTCCAGCGCGGTGACCACGGCGTGGCGCAGGCTCTGCCCGGTCCACCCGGTGTCGAAGCGCAGCGGCAGCACCGGCGAGACCTCCTCCAGCGTGGAGATCATCGGGTTGTGCGCGGCGGCGTGGTCGACCAGCAGCACCACCGGCTTGCGCAGCGCGGAGGCCCAGCCCAGCTCCATGCCCACGCCCGCCGAGAGCGGCGACTCGACGTAGGCGAAGGCCAGGTCGGCGGACTGCATCCCGCGGAACGCGGAGGGGACGCGGAAGCCGGTGCCGAGGCCACGGGTCGTCCAGCAGTCGTCGTGGTGCTGGCTGTAGACGGTCACCCCGGCGTCGAGCAGGGCGTCGCGGAGAGCGGTGACCTTGGCCCGCAGGGCGAGGGTGAAGACACCGTCGGCGGGTCCGGTGAGCCGCAGCGAGGGAGCGGCGAGAAAGACCCTGAGGCTGCGCTGAGCGTCGGCGGCGATCTGCTCCTCCGTTACGAGGGCCTTCTTCTCCTCCATGCGCTGCAACTCGCCCATTTCTCACTCCATCGAGATAGTTGACCTGTTAACATCAAGTTCCCTGTCACCACGTCCTGTGGTCACTACGAACTTGGGGGCTAAGGCGGTCGGCGCCGACGGCCATCCGGGGGGATGTCTCGATGGTGCGGGAACGCACACCAGTGCGTCCACGGGCTCCCTGTGTCATCTAGTTACCGGCCAGTGGCATCTCCGTACCGACTACTCCTCGGCCTCGCGGGTCAACAGGCCGAACTGTGCGGCCCTGACGCCGGCTTCGAAGCGGCTCTCGGCTCCGAGTTCCTGCATCAGGGAGGCGATGTGACGACGGCAGGTACGGACCGACATGCCCAGCCGGCGGGCGACCACCTCGTCCTTCAGCCCCTGGGCGAGCAGGTCGAGGATGGAGCGGCGGAGGTCGTCCGAGACGTTCTGGTACCCGGGGCCGTCGGTGATGAACGGCACTGCGGAGACCCAGAACTGGTCGAAGAGCGCGCACAGGAACGAGATGAGCACCGGCTCCCGGACCACCACCGCGCCCGGGGCCTGGTGCGGCTGGCTGCGCTTCGGTATGAAGGCGACCTCCCGGTCGAAGATGAACATCCGCTCGGCCAACTGGTCGGCCGTGCGCACCTGGGCGCCGGCCTCGACGATGGCGGAGACGTAGGAGCGCATGCTCAACTGCGTCCGCGACGTGTGCTGGTAGAGCACCCGGAACCGGACGCCCCGCTGCACCGCGGCCAGGTCCTGCGGCAGCGCGGCCTCCAGCACCGCGGGATCCCGGTAGCCGCCCGGTTGGACCGTCATCATCTCCCGGGAGCACTTGGCGGCGGCCTGGTTGACCATCAACTGCACCTCGGCCGCGTCCGTGATGATCTCCAGCCCGCCGGGGACGTGTCCGGAGACGGTGCGCCCCAGGTAGGCCGGCATCAGCTGCAGCAGCCGCTCGCGGCTGGTGTCGACCGCCTCGCGGTACACCCGTATGGTCTCCTCCATCGGCTCCGCCATCCGTGCGGCGGCCACCTCCGGGTTCACCGGGAGCAGCCGTTCGCCGTCGGCCGTGTCCAGCTGGAGCAACCGGTTGACAAGTAGTTCGTCACGGCACTGCGCGATCTCGTCCTTGTCCATACCGGTCACCGCAGCCGCACCGTCCCATCGGAACTCCCCGTCGACCAGCGCTCTCAGGTAGACGGCCACAGCGCCAGGAGTCAGATTCGGAGGCTTCAGCGCATCCAGCATTACAAGTTCGTCCCCTCTTGTACCGAATTCTTCTCTGTCCACTTCAAGAGCGACCACTTGTTGCCACCATCGAATACGGAACCGACGCCCTTCTGTAGCCCATTGTGGTGGATGACTGTCGCGGGGGGGATGGTTAAGACGTTCACGAGGCAGTTCTGGATCACCCCCGATCCGTGATCCCGCTTGAAAGGGAGTTGTGTCATGCGCTCTGCGTATCGCTTCATTCGTAGTGCCGCTGTGGCAGCGTCCGTCTGCGCCGCGGTGCTCCTCGTCACGACAGGCGTGTCCGCTGCCGCAGCGACGACCGGGAGCGCGTCCAGCGCTCGCACCATCACCGCGGCCGACACCGGCTGGAACTGAACCGTCACCCTGCGGCGCAACACACCGCAGGTGGGCGGCCCTGTCTCCCCGGTTGATCTCCTCGGCCGCCGGGGCAGCCGGTACGACTGAGGGACCGTGCCTCCCCGGACACGGCCCCTCAGTCGTTGCTCACGGCGCACAGCCTCAGCACAGCGGCTGTTCACGGGCGGGCTACTCCCCGCGTCGTCTGGGTCGCCAGACCACCAGTGCGCTGCTCTGCTGCGCCGCGCTGTACGGGACCAGGTCACGCCGGTACGAGGCGTGCACCGCGGCCTCGCGCTGCGTCGCGGCCAGCCCGGCGTTGGCGACCTCGCCCTGGAGCTCGGCCACCCGCGCCTGCAGCGCCGTCACCTGGTTCTCCAGCTCGATGATGCGCTTGATCCCGGCGAGGTTGATGCCCTCCTCCTGGGAGAGTCGCTGCACCTCGCGCAGCTGCTCGATGTCGCGCGCGGAGTACCGTCGGCCCCGGCCCGCCGTTCGGTCGGGCGAGACCAGGCCGAGCCGGTCGTACTGGCGCAGCGTCTGCGGGTGCAGCCCGCTCAGCTGTGCCGCCACCGAGATGACGTACACCGGCGTGAGCTCGGTCAGCTGGTAGGCCACGCGCCCGCCGCCCGCGCCCCGGCCGGGCGCGCCGCCCGGCAGCCCGTCACCGATGCCGACGCCGATCCGTCCGCCGCCGCCACCGGTGGGGCTGCCACCGGTGGACCCGTTGTTGCCGTCCATCACCTCACGCCTCCTCC
The Streptacidiphilus albus JL83 genome window above contains:
- the dhaM gene encoding dihydroxyacetone kinase phosphoryl donor subunit DhaM; its protein translation is MSHVGIVLVSHSHDLATGLRTLTDQLAAGLVPVAAAGGTGEGGLGTSYELIESAVAEVDRGAGVLVLMDLGSSVLTTRLVLDDLERADVVMVDAPFVEGAVAACVTASTGAPLAAVAAAAREARGIAKF
- a CDS encoding helix-turn-helix transcriptional regulator, which codes for MAVYLRALVDGEFRWDGAAAVTGMDKDEIAQCRDELLVNRLLQLDTADGERLLPVNPEVAAARMAEPMEETIRVYREAVDTSRERLLQLMPAYLGRTVSGHVPGGLEIITDAAEVQLMVNQAAAKCSREMMTVQPGGYRDPAVLEAALPQDLAAVQRGVRFRVLYQHTSRTQLSMRSYVSAIVEAGAQVRTADQLAERMFIFDREVAFIPKRSQPHQAPGAVVVREPVLISFLCALFDQFWVSAVPFITDGPGYQNVSDDLRRSILDLLAQGLKDEVVARRLGMSVRTCRRHIASLMQELGAESRFEAGVRAAQFGLLTREAEE
- a CDS encoding heat shock protein transcriptional repressor HspR, which codes for MDGNNGSTGGSPTGGGGGRIGVGIGDGLPGGAPGRGAGGGRVAYQLTELTPVYVISVAAQLSGLHPQTLRQYDRLGLVSPDRTAGRGRRYSARDIEQLREVQRLSQEEGINLAGIKRIIELENQVTALQARVAELQGEVANAGLAATQREAAVHASYRRDLVPYSAAQQSSALVVWRPRRRGE